ATCTTTCATGCGAACCAATCGCAATTATCCTTGAGGATTCTCTTTGAATCTTCTTGTGGTCCATCTCATGGAGGGCTGCTTCCAGTTCATTGTTTGCTCGAACAAAATTGGTACCCTGATCTGATCGTAGTTGCTGAATGGGTCCGTGGCGACAGACGAAGCGACAGTAGGCGTTTAAGAACGAGTCAGTTGTCAACGAAGTTGCTATCTCTAGATGGATGGCACGTGAAGCCATGCAGGTGAACAGAACTCCGTATCGTTTCATCTCTTTACGTCCTTCCTTTATGTAGAATGGCCCAAAATAATCGACAGCGCTGAAGGTGAATGGAGGGACTTGCTCGAATCTGTCAGTGGGTAGTTCTGCCATCACTTGCTGCTGGGGCGAAGCTCTCAACTTCCGGCAAGTAACACATTTGGAAATGTGGTAACCAATTAAAGAACTGCCATTCACGATCCAATAGCCAGACGAGCGAATCTCGGCGTGCGTTCTTGCTCTGCCTTGATGGCCTGTACGCTGATGGAAGTGTCGAATTACTAGATTGGTGAGGTGGGCTTTCTTTGGCAGCAAGACTGGGTGCCTTACGTCATGTGGAAGTTCGGCTTGATGAAGTCGTCCTCCTACTCTTAGAACACCGTCATCATCCACGATTGGCTTGAGGCGATGAATGGGGCTTGTCCTCTTTACTGACCTTCCTACTATCCCATTCTCTTGATGTGACTTGGTCGCTAAGGCTTCCGTTTCCTCTGGGAACGCTTTGGACTGTGAAGCCTTGATCAGGAACAACTCGGCTGTTTGGAGATCCTTTACCCTTAGCGTGACGGACTTTAAAGACTCATCTtgacgttttctttctttgcttgGGCGCAGCGAGTCTTCTTCTTTAACAAAGTTGGTTGAGTCTTTCTT
The Montipora capricornis isolate CH-2021 chromosome 10, ASM3666992v2, whole genome shotgun sequence genome window above contains:
- the LOC138021812 gene encoding uncharacterized protein, which codes for MKLSLKKDSTNFVKEEDSLRPSKERKRQDESLKSVTLRVKDLQTAELFLIKASQSKAFPEETEALATKSHQENGIVGRSVKRTSPIHRLKPIVDDDGVLRVGGRLHQAELPHDVRHPVLLPKKAHLTNLVIRHFHQRTGHQGRARTHAEIRSSGYWIVNGSSLIGYHISKCVTCRKLRASPQQQVMAELPTDRFEQVPPFTFSAVDYFGPFYIKEGRKEMKRYGVLFTCMASRAIHLEIATSLTTDSFLNAYCRFVCRHGPIQQLRSDQGTNFVRANNELEAALHEMDHKKIQRESSRIIAIGSHER